One genomic segment of Terriglobia bacterium includes these proteins:
- a CDS encoding response regulator, whose protein sequence is MRQREVLCIDDDEQSLQVRKILLETFDFHVTTASSAKEGLRYFRSHDVDAVVLDYEMPEMNGGQVARKMKNMRADVPVLILTALPWLPKDAPRECIDVFVTKGGPTADLAHQIEQMMEAAPVTTRGGGSMRVVGAVSGVMVEKMRDLLGKPKPAGSPKPLAQQPARTN, encoded by the coding sequence ATGCGGCAACGGGAAGTCCTTTGCATTGACGATGATGAGCAGAGCTTGCAGGTGCGCAAGATTCTGCTCGAGACCTTCGATTTCCATGTGACCACCGCCAGCAGCGCGAAAGAAGGGCTGCGTTATTTCCGCTCGCACGACGTGGATGCGGTGGTGCTCGATTATGAAATGCCGGAAATGAACGGTGGCCAAGTGGCGCGGAAGATGAAAAACATGCGCGCCGATGTGCCGGTGCTGATCCTGACGGCATTGCCGTGGCTGCCGAAAGATGCGCCGCGCGAGTGCATCGACGTGTTCGTCACCAAGGGCGGGCCGACCGCGGATCTGGCACACCAGATCGAACAGATGATGGAGGCTGCGCCGGTGACGACCAGGGGCGGAGGCAGCATGCGGGTGGTGGGAGCGGTATCGGGCGTGATGGTGGAGAAGATGCGCGACCTGCTCGGCAAGCCCAAACCAGCGGGGTCGCCGAAGCCGCTGGCGCAGCAGCCGGCAAGAACTAACTAA
- a CDS encoding gamma-glutamyltransferase family protein — MTEKGSYTPHSFVPTTLKPQVMGRRGVVVAGHPLVVEAGMRMLHQGGNAVDAGVATVFAAGVVEQASCGLGGEVPILIKLKGKPVVAVNGTGVAPELATASFYLNLPANDPRRGPFPVMIQGRNGIIPAYGPLSAIVPGMIDGLLVALEEFGTMSFSEVIEPAIELAQGFPADQRLAGTLQQHEPTYSKWKTSERVYKPKGKAVEQGAVWSQPELAKTLQAMADAEKKAKRRKRAAAIDAVRDYFYRGPIAKKIAKYCEEVGCLLRERDINSFRAQVERPLTTSYRGADVYKVSYWSQSPVFLQNLNLLEAFDLRSMGHNSPQYVHTVVEAMKLGYADRDAYYGDPHVSKIPAQLISKEYANVRRGLMNAKLASPDHRVGDPQRMKAEAPAEFAKARLRMRNAEHQDTTCVNVMDQDGNMFSATPSGAWIPAMMAADTGIPLTQRAQAFVLTPGHPNQIGPRKRPRITLTPTLALRNGKPWLAFSTPGGDSQDQTLLQVFLNVMEFGMQPQEAVEAPRFNSVAMYSSFDDHGDNPLGLQVESRFHESTLEELRALGHKLIMQGDWQNSSSPTMIEYDTRSRVIKAGADVRGHRWAAGW, encoded by the coding sequence ATGACCGAGAAGGGCTCCTACACGCCGCACAGCTTTGTACCCACCACGCTGAAGCCGCAGGTGATGGGGCGGCGAGGCGTGGTGGTAGCGGGACATCCGCTGGTGGTCGAGGCCGGCATGCGCATGTTGCACCAGGGCGGCAACGCGGTGGATGCGGGCGTGGCGACGGTGTTCGCGGCCGGCGTGGTGGAGCAGGCCAGTTGCGGGCTGGGCGGCGAAGTTCCAATCCTGATCAAGCTCAAGGGCAAGCCGGTGGTGGCGGTCAACGGCACCGGCGTCGCGCCGGAACTGGCAACGGCGTCGTTCTATCTGAACCTGCCGGCCAACGACCCGCGCCGCGGGCCGTTTCCGGTGATGATCCAGGGACGCAACGGAATTATTCCCGCCTACGGGCCGCTGAGCGCGATCGTGCCAGGAATGATCGACGGGCTGCTGGTGGCGCTCGAGGAATTCGGCACGATGAGCTTCAGCGAGGTGATCGAGCCGGCGATCGAACTGGCGCAGGGATTTCCCGCCGACCAGCGCCTGGCCGGCACGCTGCAGCAGCACGAGCCGACGTACTCGAAGTGGAAGACGTCCGAGCGCGTGTACAAGCCGAAGGGGAAGGCAGTGGAACAGGGCGCGGTGTGGTCGCAGCCCGAGCTGGCAAAAACGCTGCAAGCCATGGCGGACGCGGAAAAAAAGGCCAAGCGGAGGAAGCGCGCGGCGGCGATTGATGCCGTGCGGGACTATTTCTATCGCGGGCCGATCGCGAAAAAGATCGCCAAGTACTGCGAGGAAGTGGGATGCCTGCTGCGCGAGCGCGATATCAATTCGTTTCGCGCGCAAGTCGAGCGTCCGCTGACCACCAGCTACCGCGGCGCAGACGTTTATAAGGTCAGCTACTGGAGCCAGAGCCCGGTGTTCCTGCAAAACCTGAACCTGCTGGAGGCCTTCGATCTGAGAAGCATGGGGCACAACTCGCCGCAGTACGTGCACACGGTGGTGGAGGCGATGAAGCTGGGGTACGCCGACCGCGACGCGTATTACGGCGACCCGCACGTCAGCAAAATTCCCGCGCAACTGATCTCGAAGGAATACGCGAATGTGCGGCGGGGGCTAATGAACGCGAAGCTGGCGTCGCCCGATCATCGCGTCGGCGATCCGCAGCGGATGAAGGCGGAGGCGCCGGCGGAGTTCGCCAAAGCCCGCTTGCGCATGCGCAACGCGGAGCATCAGGACACCACCTGCGTCAACGTGATGGATCAGGACGGAAACATGTTTTCGGCGACCCCGAGCGGCGCCTGGATTCCGGCGATGATGGCCGCCGACACCGGCATTCCGTTGACGCAGCGCGCGCAGGCATTTGTGCTCACGCCGGGACATCCCAACCAGATCGGGCCGCGCAAAAGGCCGCGCATCACGCTGACGCCGACCCTGGCGCTGAGAAACGGCAAGCCGTGGCTGGCATTTTCCACCCCCGGCGGCGACAGCCAGGACCAGACGCTGCTGCAAGTTTTCCTGAACGTGATGGAGTTTGGCATGCAGCCCCAGGAAGCGGTGGAGGCGCCGCGGTTCAACTCGGTGGCCATGTACAGCTCCTTCGACGACCACGGCGACAATCCGCTCGGCCTGCAGGTGGAGAGCCGCTTCCACGAATCAACGCTCGAAGAGCTGCGCGCGCTGGGTCACAAGCTGATCATGCAGGGCGACTGGCAAAACTCGAGTTCGCCAACCATGATCGAGTACGACACTCGTAGTAGAGTGATCAAGGCCGGGGCGGACGTGCGCGGGCACCGCTGGGCGGCGGGATGGTAG
- a CDS encoding ZIP family metal transporter, translated as MKAALVASLLAGLATGLGGVMIALLPRISRRLYDTLLGFSAGVMLAAGSITLLWPALSRKGIVPAALGLLCGALLVYLLELAVPHLEPHFAPQITGRSKQLGILMAAALTLHHVPEGLAIGVAFGSGTKGLGAIVAIAIALQNIPEGLAVAMPLRAAGFSRARAIAWASLSGLTEPLAAAVGVWFASKLDGMLPFGMALAAGAMIFVASDQLIPESHAQSDSKSPSLGLISGFVLLAVLTKIAF; from the coding sequence ATGAAAGCGGCGCTGGTAGCGAGTTTGCTGGCGGGCCTGGCGACGGGCCTGGGCGGCGTGATGATCGCGCTGCTGCCGCGCATTTCGCGCCGCCTGTACGACACCCTGCTGGGATTCTCGGCGGGGGTGATGCTGGCAGCCGGCTCGATCACGCTGCTGTGGCCGGCGCTGTCGCGCAAAGGGATCGTGCCGGCGGCACTGGGACTGCTGTGCGGTGCGTTGCTGGTGTACCTTCTGGAACTCGCCGTGCCACACTTGGAGCCGCACTTCGCGCCGCAAATCACCGGGCGCAGCAAACAGCTGGGAATACTGATGGCAGCGGCGCTCACGCTGCATCACGTGCCGGAAGGATTGGCCATCGGCGTCGCATTCGGTAGCGGGACGAAAGGCTTGGGCGCAATTGTGGCGATCGCGATCGCGCTGCAAAACATTCCCGAAGGATTGGCGGTGGCCATGCCGCTGCGCGCCGCCGGGTTCTCGCGAGCACGGGCGATCGCGTGGGCGTCGCTATCGGGATTGACCGAACCGCTGGCGGCCGCGGTGGGCGTGTGGTTCGCCAGCAAGCTCGACGGCATGCTGCCCTTCGGCATGGCGCTGGCGGCGGGTGCGATGATTTTTGTGGCGTCGGACCAGCTTATTCCGGAGAGCCACGCGCAGTCGGATTCGAAATCGCCGTCGCTGGGACTGATTTCCGGGTTCGTCCTGCTGGCAGTACTGACGAAGATCGCCTTCTAG
- a CDS encoding 2-oxoacid:acceptor oxidoreductase family protein, with the protein MAEYEILHEKSPVFYDRYDRKGELQHQTHYCPGCGHGVAHKLIAEAIEQLGLQERTIFVSPVGCSVFAYYYFNTGNVQAAHGRAPAVATGIKRACPGKIVISYQGDGDLAAIGTAEIVHAANRGEKITVFFINNAIYGMTGGQMAPTTMVGQTSTTSPWGRRPSNEGFPLHVSELLATLEAPVYIERVALSDNKNIMRARKAIRKALELQRDNAGFSLVEILSPCPTIWKQDPVEARKFVAEKMIPVFPLGVLRDRKVEIPKIDVPQKSVAEALELTEDASQGPEPHHHGKECTIKVAGFGGQGVLLLGVLLAEMGMREHMEVSWLPSYGPEMRSGSAHCHVCLSQERIGSPLVTHPEVLVAMTEQSLRKFAPAVAPGGLILYNRDSLPEDFVITHARVVCVPASEIADRLGSAKVANVVMLGALLEETECLSPETAMAVIETMVKKPNLVKMNEEALHAGRVYIDHQVRIGAVSQPDGFAY; encoded by the coding sequence GTGGCGGAATACGAGATTCTTCACGAGAAGTCGCCGGTCTTCTACGACCGCTATGATCGCAAGGGCGAACTGCAACACCAAACCCACTACTGCCCGGGCTGCGGGCACGGAGTGGCGCACAAGCTGATCGCCGAGGCGATTGAGCAACTGGGGCTGCAGGAGCGGACCATCTTTGTCAGCCCGGTGGGCTGCTCGGTCTTCGCCTACTACTACTTCAATACCGGCAACGTGCAGGCGGCGCACGGGCGGGCGCCGGCGGTGGCGACCGGCATCAAGCGCGCCTGCCCCGGCAAGATCGTGATCAGCTACCAGGGCGATGGCGACCTGGCGGCGATCGGAACGGCGGAGATCGTGCACGCCGCCAATCGCGGCGAGAAGATCACGGTGTTCTTCATCAACAACGCGATTTATGGGATGACCGGCGGGCAGATGGCGCCCACGACCATGGTGGGGCAGACCTCCACCACCAGCCCGTGGGGACGGCGCCCGTCGAACGAAGGCTTCCCCCTGCACGTTTCGGAATTACTGGCGACGCTGGAAGCGCCGGTGTACATCGAGCGGGTGGCGCTTTCCGACAACAAGAACATCATGCGGGCGCGCAAGGCGATCCGGAAGGCGCTGGAGTTGCAGCGCGATAACGCGGGATTTTCGCTGGTGGAAATCTTGTCACCGTGCCCGACGATCTGGAAACAGGACCCGGTGGAAGCCCGCAAGTTCGTGGCGGAAAAAATGATTCCGGTGTTTCCGCTGGGCGTGTTGCGCGACCGCAAAGTTGAGATCCCGAAGATCGACGTGCCGCAGAAGAGCGTCGCTGAAGCGCTGGAGCTGACAGAAGACGCAAGTCAGGGACCCGAGCCCCACCACCATGGCAAGGAGTGCACCATCAAGGTGGCCGGGTTCGGCGGCCAGGGCGTGCTGCTGCTGGGCGTCCTGCTGGCGGAGATGGGCATGCGCGAGCACATGGAGGTGAGCTGGCTGCCGTCATACGGGCCGGAGATGCGCTCGGGCAGCGCCCATTGTCACGTGTGCCTGTCGCAGGAGCGGATCGGATCGCCGCTGGTCACGCATCCGGAAGTGCTGGTGGCGATGACCGAGCAGTCGCTGCGCAAGTTCGCGCCCGCAGTGGCGCCCGGGGGACTGATCCTCTACAACCGCGACAGTCTCCCGGAAGATTTTGTGATCACGCACGCGCGGGTGGTCTGCGTGCCGGCGTCGGAGATTGCCGACCGGCTCGGGTCCGCAAAGGTGGCCAACGTGGTCATGCTGGGTGCGCTGCTGGAGGAAACCGAGTGCCTGTCGCCGGAGACCGCGATGGCGGTGATCGAGACGATGGTGAAAAAGCCGAACCTGGTGAAGATGAACGAAGAAGCGCTGCACGCCGGGCGGGTGTACATCGATCACCAGGTCAGGATCGGAGCCGTGAGCCAGCCGGATGGGTTTGCGTATTAG
- a CDS encoding 3-methyl-2-oxobutanoate dehydrogenase subunit VorB produces the protein MRHLCKGNVAVVKGAVLAGCRAYYGYPITPASEIAEYAALYIPEVGGTFVQAESEVASINMVYGAASAGVRVMTASSGPGLSLMQEGISYLCGSELPCVIVDVVRGGPGLGNIAPEQSDYFAMVKGGGHGNYHNLVLAPESVQEMADLTMLAFDLADRYRNPVIVMTDGFVGQMMEPIELEEIESTERAKPWAVKGTPETQHNLISSIYLEPDDLEKHERKLEQKYKLAQQLEPRHETYRTDDAEILVVGYGIVSRVLRSAVDEARARGVRAGLFRPITLWPFPSHALLETATRCKTVLTVEMSTGQMVEDVRLAVNGKVPVELYSRIGGNVPSVEEVHARMLECVGAEV, from the coding sequence ATGCGGCATCTGTGTAAGGGCAACGTGGCGGTGGTCAAGGGCGCGGTGCTGGCGGGCTGCCGCGCCTATTACGGATATCCCATCACGCCGGCCAGCGAGATTGCCGAATACGCCGCGCTCTACATCCCGGAGGTCGGCGGGACCTTCGTGCAGGCGGAGAGCGAGGTCGCGTCCATCAACATGGTGTACGGGGCGGCTTCCGCGGGCGTGCGGGTGATGACCGCGTCCTCGGGACCGGGGCTGAGCCTGATGCAGGAGGGAATTTCCTACCTGTGCGGCTCCGAGCTGCCGTGCGTGATCGTGGACGTGGTGCGCGGTGGGCCGGGGTTGGGAAACATAGCGCCGGAGCAGAGCGATTACTTCGCCATGGTCAAGGGCGGCGGGCACGGAAATTATCACAACCTGGTGCTGGCGCCGGAGTCGGTTCAGGAGATGGCCGATTTGACGATGCTCGCCTTCGATCTCGCCGACCGCTATCGCAACCCGGTGATCGTGATGACCGACGGCTTTGTCGGGCAGATGATGGAGCCGATCGAGCTGGAAGAAATCGAGAGCACGGAGCGGGCAAAGCCGTGGGCGGTGAAGGGCACGCCGGAAACGCAGCACAACCTGATCTCATCCATCTATCTCGAGCCCGACGACCTGGAGAAACACGAGCGCAAGCTGGAACAGAAGTACAAGCTGGCGCAGCAGCTCGAGCCGCGGCATGAAACCTACCGCACTGACGACGCCGAGATCCTGGTAGTTGGATACGGGATCGTGTCCCGAGTGCTGCGCTCGGCGGTGGACGAGGCGCGTGCCCGCGGGGTCAGGGCGGGGTTGTTCCGTCCGATCACGCTGTGGCCGTTCCCCTCGCACGCGCTGCTGGAGACGGCGACGCGCTGCAAGACGGTGCTGACGGTAGAGATGAGCACCGGCCAGATGGTGGAGGACGTGAGGCTGGCGGTCAACGGCAAGGTGCCGGTCGAATTGTATTCGCGCATCGGCGGGAACGTGCCGTCGGTCGAGGAAGTACACGCGCGCATGCTGGAGTGCGTGGGAGCGGAAGTGTGA
- a CDS encoding 4Fe-4S dicluster domain-containing protein has product MMAAVSRGKVKINIEECKGCGLCVDSCPPKCLSLAAELNAYGAHPAAYAGEGCTGCGICFYCCPEPGAITVYRMPAPARAVEATHAASV; this is encoded by the coding sequence ATGATGGCGGCTGTGTCGCGCGGCAAGGTGAAGATCAACATTGAAGAATGTAAGGGCTGCGGCTTGTGCGTGGATTCGTGCCCGCCGAAGTGCTTGTCGCTGGCGGCGGAGCTGAACGCCTACGGAGCGCATCCGGCGGCCTACGCCGGCGAGGGCTGCACCGGGTGCGGCATCTGCTTCTACTGCTGCCCGGAACCGGGCGCGATCACGGTGTACCGGATGCCGGCGCCTGCGCGCGCGGTGGAGGCCACCCATGCGGCATCTGTGTAA
- a CDS encoding 4-hydroxybutyrate CoA-transferase has translation MSWSVNFKRKLMNAGDALRCVESGMRVYIHPGCAEPEVLVEALMERAPFVRDVEIIHLMTMGSAPYVAPEMAGHFRHNAMFIGGNVREAVNDGRADYTPVFLSEIEGLIDCGQLRVDVALIQVSPPDQHGYCSLGVGVDTTMTAVRCAKYSVAQVNDQMPRTYGDCFLHIDQIDAFVETSRPLCEAPKVEITPTHRAIAKHVATLIEDGSTLQTGIGGIPDAVLAYLTDRQDLGVHTELVSDGVIALIDSGALTGRRKTLLPRKIVVSFVLGSKRLFDYVNENPIFEFRPNAFTNDPMQIARNDQMIAINSALQVDLTGQVCADSIGTQFYSGIGGQVDFIRGASRSKGGKPIIALPATAKGDTVSRITPMLDPGAGVVTSRGLTRYVVTEYGIAYLHGKTIRQRAEALISIAHPKFRNSLFEYCERTKWLHRNHVALAAVT, from the coding sequence ATGTCATGGTCCGTTAATTTCAAACGCAAGCTGATGAACGCGGGGGACGCGCTGCGCTGCGTCGAATCGGGGATGCGGGTGTACATCCACCCGGGATGCGCCGAGCCGGAAGTGCTGGTGGAAGCGCTGATGGAACGGGCCCCGTTTGTGCGCGACGTCGAGATCATCCACCTGATGACGATGGGAAGCGCGCCTTATGTCGCGCCGGAGATGGCGGGGCACTTCCGCCACAACGCCATGTTCATCGGGGGGAACGTGCGCGAGGCGGTCAACGACGGCCGCGCCGACTACACGCCGGTGTTCCTGAGCGAAATCGAGGGGCTGATCGACTGCGGCCAACTGCGGGTGGACGTGGCGCTGATCCAGGTCTCGCCGCCGGACCAGCATGGGTACTGCTCGCTGGGCGTGGGCGTGGACACCACCATGACGGCGGTGCGCTGCGCCAAATACTCCGTGGCGCAGGTCAACGACCAGATGCCGCGCACTTACGGCGACTGCTTTCTGCACATCGACCAGATCGATGCCTTCGTGGAAACGTCGCGCCCGCTGTGCGAGGCGCCGAAAGTCGAGATCACGCCCACGCACCGGGCGATCGCCAAGCACGTGGCAACGCTGATCGAGGATGGTTCGACGCTGCAAACCGGCATCGGCGGCATCCCCGACGCGGTGCTGGCCTACCTGACCGACCGCCAGGACCTGGGCGTGCACACCGAACTGGTGAGCGACGGAGTGATCGCGCTGATCGACTCGGGCGCCCTGACCGGCCGGCGCAAAACGCTGTTGCCGCGCAAGATCGTGGTGTCGTTCGTGCTGGGCAGCAAACGGCTGTTCGATTATGTCAACGAAAACCCGATTTTCGAATTCCGGCCGAATGCCTTCACTAATGACCCGATGCAGATCGCGCGCAACGACCAAATGATCGCCATCAACTCGGCGCTGCAGGTGGATTTGACGGGGCAGGTGTGCGCCGACTCCATCGGCACGCAGTTTTACAGCGGGATCGGCGGGCAGGTGGACTTCATCCGCGGGGCCTCGCGGTCCAAGGGCGGAAAGCCGATCATCGCGCTGCCGGCGACGGCGAAGGGTGATACCGTGTCGCGGATCACGCCCATGTTGGACCCGGGCGCGGGCGTGGTCACCTCGCGCGGCCTGACCAGGTACGTGGTGACCGAGTACGGCATCGCCTACCTGCACGGCAAGACGATCCGGCAGCGGGCTGAGGCGCTGATCTCGATTGCCCACCCGAAGTTCCGCAATTCGCTGTTCGAATACTGCGAGCGCACCAAGTGGCTGCACAGGAACCACGTGGCGCTGGCGGCGGTGACTTAG
- a CDS encoding glycine cleavage system protein H, giving the protein MTVILVLSTFIMFLLIDHFFSKKPALQIAVQPAVAREIVAPLQPSLVGGFKVPDNLRYHPGHTWALSESPSLVRVGVDDFASKLMGKVERLSLPQRGQWIRQGQKLASVYRDGAKVDMLSPIEGSVADINDALVLKPELARQDPYGEGWLVTVQSPDAKTNFRNLMSGALARWWTEEAASRLQKRVPAVLGALAQDGGVAMDNLTAQMPEQNWTELTREFFLS; this is encoded by the coding sequence ATGACAGTCATCCTGGTTCTCTCGACCTTCATCATGTTCCTACTCATCGATCACTTCTTCAGCAAGAAGCCGGCGCTGCAGATTGCAGTGCAGCCGGCAGTAGCGCGCGAGATCGTGGCGCCGTTGCAGCCCAGCCTGGTAGGCGGGTTCAAGGTGCCGGACAACCTGCGCTATCACCCGGGACACACCTGGGCGCTGAGCGAGAGCCCGAGCCTGGTGCGGGTCGGGGTGGACGACTTCGCCAGCAAGCTGATGGGGAAGGTGGAGCGGCTGTCGCTCCCGCAGCGCGGGCAGTGGATCCGGCAGGGTCAGAAGCTGGCGAGCGTGTATCGCGACGGCGCCAAGGTGGACATGCTGTCGCCGATCGAGGGCAGCGTGGCGGACATCAACGATGCGCTGGTGCTGAAGCCGGAACTGGCGCGCCAGGACCCGTACGGCGAAGGCTGGCTGGTGACGGTGCAGTCGCCGGATGCGAAGACGAACTTCCGCAACCTGATGAGCGGGGCGCTGGCGCGGTGGTGGACGGAAGAAGCCGCCAGCCGGCTGCAGAAGCGGGTGCCGGCGGTGCTGGGCGCGCTGGCGCAGGACGGCGGCGTGGCCATGGACAACTTGACGGCACAGATGCCGGAGCAGAACTGGACCGAGCTGACGCGGGAATTCTTCTTGAGCTAG
- the chrA gene encoding chromate efflux transporter, protein MVLGNNATAKQSDIPPPHPLREVALALLKIGVTAFGGPPAHIAMMEDECVHRRRWLTRERFLDFLGAVNLLPGPNSTEMAIYLGYVRGGWAGLILGGACFIVPSAILVTALAWAYVRFGALPQMNAFLYAVKPVIVAIIARALWRYSVTALKTPVLVTIAIAATVVGYFVPHPFGLLAAAALVAAALEAMRHPIRDVRAGLLLLLPPAAAAPAVGLAPLFFYFLKVGAVLFGSGYVLFAFLRTDLVDRWHWVTNSQLLDAIAVGQVTPGPISTAATFLGYILAGPLGALVATIAMFLPAFVYVAISEPLVRVLRRSRIAGAALDGVIAGSVALIAVVTLQLGRAAVVDLPAILIFLVSFAVLTWTRLNSAWLILAAGIFGMLVLKR, encoded by the coding sequence ATGGTGTTAGGTAACAACGCGACGGCGAAGCAGTCGGATATCCCGCCTCCCCACCCTCTGCGCGAGGTCGCGCTCGCGCTCCTGAAGATCGGCGTCACCGCGTTCGGCGGGCCGCCCGCGCACATCGCCATGATGGAAGACGAGTGCGTCCACCGCCGGCGCTGGCTCACCCGCGAGCGCTTCCTCGATTTCCTCGGCGCCGTCAACCTCCTCCCCGGGCCGAACTCCACCGAAATGGCGATCTATCTCGGTTACGTGCGAGGCGGCTGGGCCGGACTCATCCTGGGTGGGGCCTGCTTCATTGTTCCTTCCGCCATTCTTGTCACCGCGCTCGCCTGGGCGTATGTGCGCTTCGGGGCCCTGCCGCAGATGAACGCGTTCCTTTATGCGGTGAAGCCGGTGATCGTCGCCATCATCGCGCGCGCGCTGTGGCGCTACTCGGTCACGGCGCTCAAGACGCCCGTGCTGGTGACGATCGCCATTGCCGCTACCGTCGTCGGGTATTTCGTCCCGCACCCGTTTGGGCTGCTGGCTGCCGCCGCGCTGGTGGCCGCCGCGTTGGAAGCCATGCGCCACCCCATCCGCGATGTGCGCGCCGGGCTTCTTCTTCTGCTGCCGCCAGCCGCCGCCGCTCCCGCGGTCGGGCTGGCGCCGCTGTTCTTCTATTTCCTGAAGGTCGGCGCCGTGCTGTTCGGCAGCGGGTACGTCCTGTTCGCCTTCCTGCGCACCGACTTGGTGGACCGCTGGCACTGGGTGACCAACTCGCAATTGCTCGACGCCATTGCCGTCGGACAGGTGACGCCGGGTCCGATTTCCACTGCCGCGACCTTCCTCGGCTACATCCTGGCGGGACCGCTGGGCGCGCTGGTGGCGACGATTGCCATGTTTCTCCCGGCCTTTGTTTATGTCGCGATCAGCGAGCCGCTGGTGCGCGTGCTGCGCCGCTCGCGCATTGCCGGCGCAGCCCTGGACGGAGTCATCGCCGGGTCGGTGGCGCTGATCGCGGTGGTCACGCTTCAGCTCGGGCGGGCCGCCGTCGTCGACCTGCCGGCCATCCTGATTTTTCTCGTGAGCTTCGCCGTCCTGACCTGGACGCGTCTGAACTCCGCGTGGCTGATTCTGGCAGCAGGAATATTCGGGATGCTGGTTCTGAAGCGTTGA
- a CDS encoding RHS repeat-associated core domain-containing protein, with amino-acid sequence MDGGLHQWCTNLPFGDAQNCTGSDPSPRHFTGKERDSESGLDEFGARYYSSSMGRFMTPDWAAKPTSVPYANFGNPQSLNLYSYVENNPTTTGDPDGHGEWYDPNGRHLGTDGVNDGRVVIQNASAVSYSSDHSLVDVAGSGIPMYDISGHVGNAIQDSVSRTLGRTGSDTQGGFHEEGFTVDSNGVHNAAPGPAYRPGDDEAHINLTINSGTIIIEHTHPAGTTDPSVVMGGTHFNQEPSTMHNGKPGDIQNVNKDNEVAPGAMHIVAGAGDNTVRFYNQNGTQARVPLNAFPRCENGNNCH; translated from the coding sequence ATGGATGGAGGCCTGCACCAATGGTGCACGAATCTGCCTTTCGGCGACGCGCAAAATTGCACAGGAAGCGATCCGAGCCCACGCCACTTCACCGGCAAAGAACGGGATAGCGAGAGCGGCTTAGACGAGTTTGGCGCGCGCTACTACTCGTCCTCGATGGGTCGCTTTATGACTCCCGACTGGGCAGCCAAACCAACATCCGTACCCTATGCAAACTTCGGCAATCCGCAGAGCTTGAATCTCTACAGCTACGTTGAGAACAACCCGACAACAACCGGCGATCCTGATGGGCACGGAGAGTGGTACGACCCAAACGGTAGGCACTTGGGCACCGACGGCGTCAACGATGGGCGAGTCGTAATTCAGAACGCAAGTGCGGTGAGCTACAGCTCCGATCATTCGCTTGTCGATGTGGCAGGTAGTGGTATTCCGATGTACGACATCTCGGGCCATGTGGGCAACGCGATTCAAGATTCAGTTAGCAGGACGTTGGGACGGACGGGGTCAGATACACAGGGAGGATTTCATGAAGAGGGATTCACGGTGGACTCAAACGGTGTGCACAATGCTGCGCCCGGCCCAGCTTACAGACCTGGCGATGACGAGGCGCACATAAACCTAACTATCAATTCTGGCACAATAATCATCGAGCACACGCATCCCGCCGGCACAACGGACCCGAGTGTAGTTATGGGAGGCACGCACTTCAACCAAGAGCCCTCCACCATGCACAACGGAAAGCCTGGGGATATTCAGAATGTCAACAAGGACAACGAGGTCGCACCTGGGGCCATGCATATCGTCGCAGGTGCGGGAGACAACACGGTGCGCTTCTATAATCAGAACGGCACGCAGGCAAGGGTCCCGCTGAACGCGTTTCCTAGGTGCGAGAACGGTAACAACTGCCACTAA